Proteins encoded within one genomic window of Triticum aestivum cultivar Chinese Spring chromosome 2D, IWGSC CS RefSeq v2.1, whole genome shotgun sequence:
- the LOC123051632 gene encoding serine/threonine-protein phosphatase 6 regulatory ankyrin repeat subunit B: MDGVSTEPRHPLLQAVLDGDLRLLKEMAGVVAADVGVWARALTVAVMEGRLDICRCLVEDHGVDVNQRTFTGDTPLAISATYGTPAITRYLLDRGADPTLAGALWPPLHAAASFGQCEIVELLLSTGIDVDHFDSVYGTALHVAATNAQDGSMNILLQHRADPNKVYRLDSTPLRLAMISESLECVKLLIKAGADVNKIDYTGVTYLMVAAGNGLPDILKCLLDAGANPDVDDGFGTTPIEIAALQGRWDMVAMLFPLTSPISRLPDWSVDGIISHVQSFGLKPRDIHVCEMKRAELKLQAAEAFKRKEYVIAGELYTRAMSFQPSPKGLANLLAHRSFCMLHAGIGKEALSDAARCTVLRPFWPKGYYRLGAAFMLLQDYRKAAQAFTAGLKLDPTNADMADALREAQETARNPPRTRGLECLHPFGMRRSGRD; this comes from the exons ATGGATGGGGTTTCGACGGAGCCTCGCCACCCGCTCCTGCAGGCCGTTCTGGACGGCGACCTCCGCCTCCTCAAAG AGATGGCGGGCGTCGTGGCGGCGGACGTCGGCGTCTGGGCGCGCGCGCTGACTGTGGCGGTCATGGAAGGGCGGCTGGACATCTGTAGGTGCCTCGTCGAGGACCACGGCGTCGATGTCAACCAGCGCACCTTCACAG GTGACACTCCTTTGGCCATCTCTGCGACTTATGGGACGCCTGCCATCACGAGATATCTTCTGGATCGTGGTGCTGATCCAACTTTAGCCGGTGCCCTGTGGCCACCTCTTCATGCTGCTGCAAGTTTTG GACAATGTGAAATAGTGGAACTGCTGCTTTCAACTGGAATTGATGTGGATCATTTCGATTCTGTGTATGGGACCGCATTGCATGTTGCCGCTACTAATGCTCAAGATGGTTCAATGAATATTTTGTTGCAGCATCGTGCAGAT CCTAATAAGGTTTACCGCCTTGATAGTACCCCGTTAAGGCTGGCCATGATTTCTGAATCGCTGGAATGTGTGAAGCTACTCATTAAG GCTGGCGCTGATGTGAATAAAATTGACTATACTGGTGTTACTTACTTGATGGTAGCAGCGGGCAACGGGTTACCTGATATCCTGAAATGCTTGCTAGATGCTGGCGCTAACCCAGATGTTGATGATGGG TTTGGTACAACTCCAATCGAAATTGCCGCCCTCCAAGGCAGATGGGATATGGTTGCGATGTTATTTCCTTtaacttctcccatttcaagattGCCGGATTGGAGTGTTGATGGCATTATTTCTCATGTGCAATCTTTTGGTTTGAAACCGAGG GATATACATGTATGTGAAATGAAAAGAGCTGAACTAAAGTTGCAAGCTGCAGAGGCTTTTAAGAGAAAGGAATATGTGATAGCAGGAGAGCTATATACTCGT GCAATGAGTTTTCAGCCTAGTCCAAAAGGTCTTGCAAACCTGCTAGCACATAGGAGTTTCTGTATGTTGCACGCGGGAATAGGAAAAGAGGCTCTCTCCGACGCTGCTAGGTGCACGGTGCTACGACCTTTTTGGCCCAAAGGTTACTATCGACTAGGAGCAGCCTTTATGTTGCTACAG GACTATAGAAAAGCAGCTCAGGCGTTCACAGCTGGCTTGAAACTGGACCCTACAAATGCCGATATGGCAGATGCTTTAAG GGAAGCCCAAGAGACGGCGAGGAATCCTCCTCGCACCAGGGGGCTGGAGTGCCTTCACCCATTTGGGATGAGACGTTCCGGGAGAGATTGA